The Setaria viridis chromosome 9, Setaria_viridis_v4.0, whole genome shotgun sequence sequence ATGTATATAAAGCTGTACATTCGCCTCTATGATCACAAACCTTACTCTATGAACGGCTTTGCGCGTTTAAGAGACTCAAGATACTGTGTGTCAGTGTGTGGATGCATATGCACAATATCACAATCAGAATTGTAAACTGAAAGCAGGTTGATGTATCCGTTAAACcacctcaaaaaaaaagaaagaaagtgtGTTTAAACATTTCGCTCAAGGCGGCAAATGTGTAAAGAACATTCCTGGCAACATCGACCGTAGGAACAGGTCAAAATGATTTCATTGGCGCAGTGAGCAAGGCCAGATCAACCTCGTACTCGTACGGGCAGAAGCATGACGACTTCGCCACCTCCGTCCGCACGATCTCGTTAGTCCCCATGTTGAGCAGGACGTAGCTTCCGAAGCCGTGCGCGCCAATgaaagcgccgccgccgccgccccgctcgaGATCGATCACCGGGTACCCGGGCTTGCGCCGCGGCCCCTGCGGCGCCACAAACCTGGCTATCCACTCCCTCTCGTACGTCGCGTGCAGCGACCATCCGGAGTCGCTGCTCCCGCCCGTCGTAGTAGTCGCCGTCGACAGCGCCCACGCGGAGATCCTGGTCTCCTCCCCGGCGAGCAGGCTCAGCCTCCCGTCCGCCGTCGACGACAGGAGCATCTGCTTCCGCGGGATCGCGTCGCTGTCCAGCGCGGACCTCGGCGGGACGTCGATGCACGCCGCACGcgccgcgtcggcgtcgagcgcgaGCACGTTGTACGCCCCGCACGCCCTGAACAGCCAGTGGGCGACGCGGCCGAGGACCACCGGCGAGGGCGTCACCACTCTCTCGAAATCCTCCGGCGGCGATAGCTCGATTTCCGGGTcccatgcgccgccgccgtccatctccgccatcgccgtcgcTCAGCGCGTGTCCTTGGCTTCCGATGCGAAGGTCTGGAACGTGAGGTCGCCGTACCGTCGCAGTGTCCCGAGGTACACGGCGACGAGCTGGAACGAGTGGCTGTCCTCTCCGGGGAGCAGGACGTGCGCCTGGTCGTAGACGGCCGGCGCGGGGATGGAGCGGCGCCAGCCGGTCACGGGGTTGCATACTTGCATATCCACAGGCGACGTTCCTGTTGCGTGCCCCACCACGCGCCGCGCTGGATGCCGCGGCGGAAGaggacgaggccgccgcgggACTCCAGGGCTCGAACGATTTCAGGTGCCCGGCGTTGCGCGACAGGAAGGCGCGAATGGTCTTTGCCACGGGAGacgtggtggcggcgctgcacgacgacgacggcgacatcCGTGTCTCCGTGAAGGTGCAGCGGTCGTCCTCTCGCGAGCGCCAGAagaagccgccgacgaggcacGTGAcggagcggccgccgccggtatGCGCGCGAAGGAGCCGCGGGAAGGATGGGTCGGTGATGCACCGGTACCAGGGCTTGCAGGTCGCGGCGCAGCGGATGACGGTGGCTGGGTCGCAACGCGCCAGGACCTCCAGCAGGAGATCCGCCGGAAGCGGAGACGATGGCAACATGTCCATTGTACGCGTTCGTGTCTTCCAAGATCCGGACTCGTGTGTCAGTGGCGGACGCAGGATTTTCAGTACTGGGTGTACGGAGATTCCAAAAATTATACCTctataaaagaaggaaaaaatgatTGTCATTGCTACACGATTTTTCACTTTTTTGGAAAATCATATCCTAAAGTTGTGACGATGCTAATACAATGATCTTCGTCTTGCCATACTAGCTCGTTGACATTATCATAACCTAACACGGCACTCATCTCCCCCACGGTCATAGAAAAGCCTGCCAACGTCATAAATTGTCCATCATCTTCAAGAATTTAGCCATGTAGTCATGTTAATCTTCGTGAATTATCAACACCACATGTTGCCCCATCAGCCTGATGTTTTGTCCTCGCAATTTCCGTTTCTACTTCAATGTTCTCTACTTCGAtttcagtttcttttttattgATGTACAACCGAAACTGGCAATTGGTATTACTGAGTAACTAGTAATTGCATACCAACTACAACAAATAAGCAAAGACGTGACCTATCATAAAAACACAAACCTTCTGCAGATGAGATGCTAGCTGATGCTCTTCCCTTCCTCGGCCGATGTTGGTCTGGCCCTTAATTACCTGGGCGCTCGCTGCTCACATTTTGCCTGGACACCACGCGCTCGCTCCCCTGCCGGGCTGCCTGACAAGGTGGCTTTCGTGCAGACTGCGGATGTGGGCAAGGGCAATACTAGGAGGCCCATCGTGGCATGCGAGAGAGACAGAGGGAGTTTGGGATATTGGCAAGGCTTTTTTGAGTGCTGGAGCTCAAATATACACGTTCTGGACAAACTGTGAGTACACCCATACGAATTATATACGTACAAACTGCTAGTGTTTGGCAAGAATTATTGGGTGTACATCTGCACACCCATATCCCTATACTAGGTCCGCTCCTGTCGTGTGTGCTTTCGGAACATAATGAGATTGTTAGATTATTTGAAGTAAGCTGGCTTACCGACTCGAACTCGATCAGTCCAGCCAGCCCGCCGACCGGGTCCACGTGGAGAAAAggtatttccttttcttttcttaaaaaACGGTAATGCTACACGTAGTccggatttttttttaaaaatcgaACAGCTCGACTTATGTTCcaatagttaagcatcgatATTGCGACTATTGTTTCTGTATGTTTCATAGTATTCATGTTGCGCGTGGGAATTTTTTGGAAAATATAGTGTTCATATTGCAGCGGGAATTTTCTACTTCAGAGTCGAACGATGTAATCATTTTTCCCcctatttttcaatgttgcaactgATTTTTTATGTTAcagatgttttatttttatgttGCAATGGAGCGTTCGATAGGAAAATTCTGAAAGATAGAATCCGTACACGGGAAGGTGAATCGATGGAGCTATTTGCATCTTCTGTGTAAAGATAATCGCGTAGTCAGGACGACAGCACCTGTTGATCGACAAGAGTACAAGACCATCATAACGCTGACAGTGTTTGACCAACCATAATAgtatattttaaaatagaggGAGTATACTCTTTCTCTTTTCAACACCTAGCAGTGAGCCGGTGACAGTATGTTATCTGCATGCCTTGCACGGCCAATCGAAGACACAATCACGCAACACTGAAGCAGCCCGGCCGGCCCTAACTCGAACCCGATCAGAGCTTGGTGTGGTCGTGGCACACCTGGCTCCGGACTTTCATCTCCGGGACGCCGAAGATGACATGGCAGTCGGAGTACGCCACGGCGGGCAGCTTGATCACCCCGCCGAGGAGGCCGACCTTCCCGGGCACCCTGGCGCCGGCGTCCAGCGGCACCGCGCCGGCCTCCATGTCCCTGACCAGCTGCGGCAGCTCGGCGCCGAAGCTGCCGGACAGCACCGTCATCATGAGCTCCATGGTGCCGTCGCCCCTGCTGGGGATGCGCCCGGgctcgacgccggcgacgcccaCCAGGACGCCGCGGTACCGGAGCTCGGCGCTCCCGGACTCGTACGAGAAGGACGCCCGGTTCGGGTTGTGCACGCCCACGGTCAGGAGCATGGTGAGGTTGAACTGGAGCTCGGGCCCCGGGGGGCCCGGGGAGAAGCCAATGACGCGCGAGGAGACGAGCCGCGTGGTGGGGTCGCGCACGCGGAGCACCGTGAGGAAGAGGACCAGGAGTGTCACGCCGATGAGCAGAGCGGCGAGGAGGCAGCAgacgcagcagcagcggcggcggcggcggcggtggaggtcgTCGCCGGCGTGGGTGGGGAGAATGGCGGCGGCGTTCGAGTCCATCGGGACGTGACCGTTTGCGATGGATGCAGTAGCAAATGTGCGATGCGTTTGGAAGCCAGGGGATAGCCGAGTTTTAACGAGGAGGTTGGCTGGTTTCGTGGTGCACGCACGCGAGTATTTTACAACTGGTGACGGATGAAACCGCACGGCCATTTGCTCGGAGGCCGTGGCGTCTGGATTGGATCGTTTCGTCGGTATAGACTATAAACTATTGCTCGCTCGTGCCAGCAAAAATAGAGTACATTTCTACCTGGTACCGTGTCCGTAACGGAGCAACAGTAAAACAATTCAAATGCCGTGAATGTTGTACTCCACTGGGTAAAATGAAGCTGAAACAGAAAATTTTCGATGATTTTGGTGGAATTGCATACTTGGTTTGCAGAGATGGTAAAATTGGGGTGTCCTTCTCCCTGTTCAGTGAATAGTTGGAACCAACCTTGGGTCAGCTGAATGTTCGCTACCAGGACGGATCTAGCAGTGGGACGGACGGGGCTCAAGGCCCTCCCCCGTCGGACAATGGAGCAAGACACAAGTGGCTTAACCAAAAAGATTCAAAACCAAAGATGAGCAAATACTACAGACCTTCTGAGTTCTCCGCTGCTTATCTACCTGCAAAGACAACACATCAATAAATCAACAACTCCAAAGCAAACACAATAACGAAAATTTAATATTCTTTACCTAATTATTTGAGGTAGTCCTGTTCCCTTTCATCCTTTTGCCTGCTCCAAAGCACCTTCATTCTTTTGTCACTTCCCAACTGGTGCACTTCATGTAGTGGATGGATAGAGTATCAAACTTGCCGTCCATTATACTCACTGATTGGTCCCATTTGCATTACATGATCAACGGCATCAGAAATAGCCTTGTGCAAGTATCTCATTTTCTTCTCACATTGTTTGGCAACATCTATGCCACTATTAAATTTTGAACAGGATTCCGAATACAGCCTTGTAATAGTAGGTGGAAGGGATGTCCGTGACCCTTCAAGCATATGCATGTTGGAACCAAAGATGTTTATCCATGTAGCCATTTTAGTCCACCTCTGCATTATATAATGGCTAGGGATTTCATTACACTTTTCCCCCTTCAGGACAACAATGATATGAGAACAAGGAATACCAACAGATTCGAACAATCTACAAGAACATTGTGCAATCTTGGTACAGGTATTGTACTGAACTGTTTTAATCTTTCCACTATCATCACTAATGCCTGTGATCCGAATTTCACCAAGCTGTGCCATACTTTTGACATCACAGCTATCCCTAGCAGCAATCACCTCATCTTGGAAGAGTTTAAATATTTCATTAGTATAAACTTCTCTGCCATGACTCTCAATGCTCCAAGGGCTCTGCAGCATAGGCAGCATACAAAGGGTGGCATTGTCATTGCACAACTCTGTGCGCTGTTGTTCCTCTACAGCAGTTTGAAATCTTACCCAGAACTCCAGCAAAACAGGTTGTTGATTGTTAAAATGACCAAAGAATGCATTCTCACTCTCAAGTCTTGATGTGGTCTGCAGTATTCTACCAAGGGACAGATCATGAAAGTAAGCAGGTATCCAAGTTTGACGCATGTTATACTTCTCAGTCAGCCAAGCATTATTTTCTAAACCAAATTCGGAAATTATTGAAGACCACTTCAACTCAAACTCCTCTGGAGTTTCTGAACCCAAAACACATGCCCTAATTCTATTACTAAACTGCGTATTGCTGTTTAACATAGGGCCAACTTTATCTGAGAGTTTCATAAGAATTTTCCAGGTACAAAGTCTATGTTTAGTTGTTTGAAAGACATCTCTTATTGCACATTCCATGCTAGGGTCCTCATTGGTTATAACAACTTTAGGTGCAACCCCACCCATTGCCTTGAGAAAAGCTTGACATAACCACGTGCATGACTGAATTCTGTTATCTGCTAGATATCCAGCACCAAATgtaacacaagtgttgtgatgGTTAACTCCAGTGAACAGGGTAATTATTGGGCCATGCTGATTGGTGTCACATGtagaataaaaagaaataacATCACCAAACAACGTGTAGTTCTTTCTGCACGATCCATCTGCCCAGAAAATATGCTTTACCATGCCCTTCTCATCTAGTTGGTAATCAAAGAAGAATTCTGAATTGAAGCTTTGCTTCTTTTTCATGATATTGATAAAAACCTGACAATCTGATTCTTTGATTGCTTTTTGAATACCGCAACGCTGATTCTGCAAATCAACATTCGTACAGCCAATGTTTCGTTGTTCACCCTTCTCTGAATTAAGCAAATTAAATATTTCAGGCGTGCCAAGTAATGTGCCCTTCATTTCACTACTTACTTCTCTATTGGACTTCTCAGACCGTTTCTTACTAGGACGAACAAGTTCATGTCTGTGTGCTTCAATGAACCGGGCAACTTCATATGTTCCGTTGGCTTTTCTCTTGAATGCAATCATAGCCTCACAACCACACCTGGTAAGCTTCCTATTCCTTTTACGCTTGTTTTCTCCAGTCACCTCCAATTGTTTTCCCTTCCTGAAACCTTCTCTTGTACAAACATAACGCTTCCACAATGCTACACCACCACAATCTTTACTCTGTGTTGATGTGCGGACAGAAAACCCAACGTGATCAGCATACACTTTATAGAGTTTTTCACCTTCTTCCCAGCTATTAAATGTCATGCCACTTAAGGGCTTTAATCTATCATCACAGTCAGGCACATAATTCAACCCCTTCATAGAaatagacaaaaaaaaaaagttagaaatCAAAGAACGGGGTGTACAAGCAAAAACAGAAAAAAGGATAAAGAAAAGATAAACGGTGCACACATCAATCACTTACTTCCCTACTTGATTTGATGAGTTGTCTTTGACTAGCAGAAAGGAGTTCATGCGTGTGGGATTCAACAAAACGTGCGACCTCATATTTGCCATCAGCATTTCTCTTGAATCCTATCATAGCCTCACAACCACATCTAGTGAGCTTCCTATTCCTTTTCGGCTTGTTTGCTCCTGTGATCACCCGCTTATTCCCCTTCCTGAAACCCTCCCTTGTACAAACATAACGCTTCCACAACAATGCACCATCGCCACCTTTCAGCTGTGTCCATGTGCGAACGGAAAAGCCAACACGTTCAGCATATGCTTTATAGAACTCTTCACCGTCCTCCCAGCTGTCAAATGTCATGCCAATACATGGCTTTAAGCCATCACCCCACTCAGGCTCATTCATAGATCCCTTGATAAAGATTTCGGGGCATATCAATAATGAACTACCAAGATTGCAAAGAACAAAGAAATTGCAAAGTGTTGCACAGGAGAATACTTacagaaggtggcatacttgttTCTGGTGCTTTGGAACAATCCATATCACCTTGACATAATCCCATCGCACCCTATTAAACATCGCAAAGTTTAAAACCGAACCATGACAGATAGTAGCACGCAAGAAATAATGCAATAGAGAAACTACCATGAAATTGAAGCTAGAATCGTCTTCAGTTGCCATTGATGTTTCGATGCAAGATCTGATCTGGGCTGTTCCTGCTCAGGTGACTGCAAGTGTGCGAGATGTATGTCACCGTGATCTGGACCCGCTACCAGTCAGTAGCTAGCGCAGACGAGGATGTGCAACAAGTAGGGGAAGTGCCGAAGTGGGATGCACTGGCGTCCTCTCCCATGGCGGCGCAGGCCGTCCGCCGGTAGGGAAGGGGCAAGGAGGGGCACGGGCCGTCAATCACCTGCGTGGATGCGTGGCAGGAAGAGAGCGAACTTGGGAAGAAGGGGGTCAGGGTTCAGGCCTTTAGGGGAAGGAAAGGCATTTGAGCGGGTGGACACCATTTCATAGTGGCAATCTGGCGAAACCCATTCGTGGGATGGCATTCCAACGAAACCCAACTCTGATGATGGTAAAATTGCAAatttctccctctcctcccaaaCCTTCTCTTCCGAGAGAAGTCTCCCCATCCTCTTCAttcgccgccctccaccacACGCGTCAGACCTGTACTGCCGCGTGACGCCATCCGCACGGCgaaggcggaggccgcggccgaggcggcgcgggagctgcAGGAGAGGTGAGCGCCGACCTCGTTGTCACATGCGCCGCGGAAGCGATGCGCTTCACCGCAGCGCCGTAGCGGTCAACGCCGATGTCCGACGCCTACAGGGATTGCTCCCACCCTCGGCCCCTCCACGGTTGGAAAGGTCCACTACGCCTACAGGATGTAAACTCTTTAGCTCCTTTTCCGATTATGAAGCTGCATGGTTTTGGATCTTACAAGTAGTTATGTGTAACAGTGATAATTGGATCCTATAAATGAATTCATTGAAGGAGTATTTCTTTTACTACGGCCATGAGCTAAATTCATTCGTACATGCTACAGATCGAGGAGGAATTGGTGCATGCCAGGGTAAACATCACAGACAGTGATGTGGCTTCAACTTCATTTCTCCCCAGATCACAATATTGGCTGCTTAAGCTTTTTGACATTTTTTGAAGTGCTAACTTATGGATTCTAATAACACATGTCACCTTTAATCTGCCACTGCTTACAAAATTTAGGAGAAACTGACACTCATAAGGTTAAACACGACGAAGTAAGAAAGTGCTCCAGTAAAACATCCAGCCTATTTTCTGTGATACATTTATATTTTGTAAACCTCTAATTACTACGAAAACACAGGTTTTTCTTGATGTGAGTTGTACTTACTAAGTACATGTGCTGCTCGGTCCTGGGTTCTTTGTATTTAAAATACTATAGACTTTTGCCATATATACGTTAATTCCTGATGTGCAAGCTTACAATACTTTTCATGTATGTTCAATTCAGAAAGGGAGATTAATTTTGGGTGGCCATCGTTCCTCAAACTCCTCTGGAGTTTCAGATGACCATACACATAAACTTAAAGAATCATGGAACTCATCCTGCTCCTTGAGGTCAGGACCAACCTTTTCGGGAACCTTCTTAAGTATGTGCCACACGCATAGTCTATGGATTGATTTTAGGAAAACATTTTGTATCGCAACCTTCATGCTAGCATCTTCATCGGTTATAAATACAGTTGGCTCAACACCACCCATTGCATTCAAGAATGTCTTAAACAACCACGTGTAGGATTCTATCTTCTCATTAGATAATAGTGCAGCCCCAAACAACACAGTTGCCTTGTGATGATTCACTCCAGTGAAGGGTGTGAATATCATGTTATACTCATTTGTGCTGTATGTAGAGTCAAAAGATACTACATCCCAAAATGAGAATAATTTTTCCTACAAGTGGCATCCGACCAAAATGCATGGACTAACCTGCCTTTCTCATCGATGATATAATCAAAATAAAATGCTGGATTTGCGAGCGCCTTTTTTCTCAATTGGTCAACAAACATTTGAGCATCTGAAGACTTTATCGAGCATCTTAA is a genomic window containing:
- the LOC117837392 gene encoding uncharacterized protein is translated as MAVRFHPSPVVKYSRACTTKPANLLVKTRLSPGFQTHRTFATASIANGHVPMDSNAAAILPTHAGDDLHRRRRRRCCCVCCLLAALLIGVTLLVLFLTVLRVRDPTTRLVSSRVIGFSPGPPGPELQFNLTMLLTVGVHNPNRASFSYESGSAELRYRGVLVGVAGVEPGRIPSRGDGTMELMMTVLSGSFGAELPQLVRDMEAGAVPLDAGARVPGKVGLLGGVIKLPAVAYSDCHVIFGVPEMKVRSQVCHDHTKL
- the LOC140221092 gene encoding protein FAR1-RELATED SEQUENCE 7-like, which produces MGLCQGDMDCSKAPETSMPPSGSMNEPEWGDGLKPCIGMTFDSWEDGEEFYKAYAERVGFSVRTWTQLKGGDGALLWKRYVCTREGFRKGNKRVITGANKPKRNRKLTRCGCEAMIGFKRNADGKYEVARFVESHTHELLSASQRQLIKSSREGLNYVPDCDDRLKPLSGMTFNSWEEGEKLYKVYADHVGFSVRTSTQSKDCGGVALWKRYVCTREGFRKGKQLEVTGENKRKRNRKLTRCGCEAMIAFKRKANGTYEVARFIEAHRHELVRPSKKRSEKSNRENQRCGIQKAIKESDCQVFINIMKKKQSFNSEFFFDYQLDEKGMTTSRLESENAFFGHFNNQQPVLLEFWSPWSIESHGREVYTNEIFKLFQDEVIAARDSCDVKSMAQLGEIRITGISDDSGKIKTVQYNTCR